Proteins co-encoded in one Klebsiella michiganensis genomic window:
- a CDS encoding diguanylate cyclase gives MSTSLISHVRLPMVKTLRITHVCFLSLFLLITFLFWQQGELFNHGYRTSQLSHLESVIARLESKSQYQMDNLRYLRRMFIETLNEPQFTPLSQLASRASNKEMLSPLHIQSLPIPDSVQPFKNKPKEEREKITQREYQALRDIQDLFPLAGGSNRLSSSIYYMSRSGAFIASLSPDVNKLLIDSANPLAMQGSFVLGSPLLNPRREPFWTRQNIADTGKTLINGSLPVDFDDRWIGLFGIAVTTETLRLYLSSALPDDTQSAYLLFDEQMNPLTSPVGSQNGYRLSEPQRQAILEKLTDESRGTLRFGYAYATFGRVTGTGAILVSIQTIRQGLHEDFGRFSVLLVVMWLTVILILLGSHRMICRLIRNMGHLQQEMHRHALHDDLTGVLNRRGFFETTGRISPQYVDYSLIQLDLDHFKKVNDRFGHQVGDRVLIHATRCIQQAIRTQDIVGRIGGEEFCIYLPNTDLHAAIAVAQRVRKMLVNTPLKLEDSSSLLVTASLGVASHEEAPEGSLEHIQSQADIRLYMAKQQGRNRVCWGDEAESQA, from the coding sequence GTGAGCACGTCGTTGATTAGCCATGTCCGTTTGCCGATGGTAAAAACACTGCGCATTACCCATGTGTGTTTTCTGTCGCTCTTTCTGCTGATCACTTTTCTTTTCTGGCAGCAGGGCGAGCTGTTCAACCACGGTTATCGCACCAGCCAGCTCAGCCACCTCGAAAGCGTTATCGCCAGACTTGAAAGTAAATCTCAATATCAGATGGACAACCTGCGTTATCTGCGGCGGATGTTCATTGAAACGCTGAATGAACCGCAGTTCACTCCGCTATCGCAGCTGGCTTCCCGGGCCAGCAATAAAGAGATGCTGTCGCCGCTGCATATACAAAGCCTGCCGATCCCCGATAGCGTTCAGCCTTTCAAAAACAAGCCAAAAGAAGAGAGGGAAAAAATCACGCAGCGGGAATATCAGGCTCTGCGTGATATTCAGGATCTCTTTCCGCTGGCTGGCGGGAGCAACCGTCTTTCGTCCAGCATTTACTACATGTCGCGATCCGGCGCATTTATTGCGTCTCTCTCTCCTGATGTGAATAAACTGCTTATCGACAGCGCTAACCCGCTGGCAATGCAGGGGTCGTTTGTTCTCGGCTCGCCGCTGTTAAACCCGCGGCGTGAGCCATTCTGGACGCGGCAAAATATTGCCGATACCGGCAAAACGCTGATTAATGGCTCCCTTCCGGTGGATTTTGACGATCGATGGATTGGGCTGTTTGGTATCGCGGTCACGACCGAAACGCTTCGACTGTATCTCTCCAGCGCCTTGCCGGACGACACGCAAAGCGCTTATCTGCTTTTTGATGAACAGATGAACCCGCTGACCAGCCCCGTTGGCTCGCAAAATGGCTATCGCCTCAGCGAGCCGCAGCGACAGGCGATTCTTGAAAAGCTGACCGATGAATCCCGGGGCACTTTACGCTTTGGCTACGCCTATGCCACTTTCGGGCGTGTCACAGGGACCGGGGCAATTCTTGTCAGCATCCAGACTATCCGGCAGGGGCTGCACGAGGATTTTGGGCGGTTTAGCGTTCTGCTGGTGGTGATGTGGTTGACCGTCATTCTTATTCTGCTTGGCTCACACCGGATGATTTGTCGGCTGATTCGCAACATGGGCCATTTACAGCAGGAAATGCACCGGCACGCGCTGCACGATGACCTGACCGGCGTATTAAATCGGCGTGGTTTCTTTGAGACAACCGGTCGCATCAGCCCGCAATATGTGGATTACTCCCTGATTCAGCTGGATCTCGACCATTTCAAAAAAGTGAATGACCGCTTTGGGCATCAGGTCGGCGACCGGGTGCTTATCCATGCCACGCGCTGCATCCAGCAGGCGATCCGCACCCAGGATATCGTCGGGCGTATCGGCGGCGAAGAGTTTTGTATTTACCTGCCTAACACCGATCTGCATGCGGCGATTGCCGTGGCGCAGCGGGTTCGCAAGATGCTGGTGAACACACCTCTTAAGCTGGAGGACAGCTCTTCGCTATTGGTGACGGCCTCGCTGGGTGTCGCTTCCCATGAAGAAGCTCCTGAGGGGAGCCTGGAACACATTCAGAGCCAGGCGGATATTCGTCTGTACATGGCGAAACAGCAGGGGCGCAACAGAGTGTGCTGGGGCGATGAGGCTGAA